A region of the Corynebacterium renale genome:
CAGTTAACTGCTACGGGATGCGACATTGTGCGTGTCGCCTGCCCTAAGACTGTCGACGCCGACGCGCTCCCAATCATCGCGAAGAAATCTCCGATTCCGGTAATTGCTGACATCCATTTCCAGCCCAAGTATATTTTTGCTGCGATTGAAGCAGGGTGTGCGGCCGTGCGTGTGAACCCCGGCAATATCAAGGAATTCGATGGCCGTGTCAAGGAAGTAGCTAAAGCAGCAGGAGACGCCGGCATCCCGATTCGTATTGGCGTCAATGCTGGTTCCCTAGACAAGCGCATCATGGAGAAGTACGGCAAGGCCACCCCGGAGGCACTCGTAGAGTCTGCAGTCTGGGAGGCGGGTCTTTTCGAAGAACATGGTTATGGTGACATCGCGATTTCGGTCAAGCACAACGACCCTGTAATCATGGTCGAGGCATACCGTCAGCTCGCCGCCCAGACCGATTATCCGCTGCACCTCGGTGTCACGGAAGCGGGCCCTGCGTTCCAGGGGACTATTAAATCTGCCGTAGCTTTCGGCTCTTTGCTTGCCGACGGCATCGGCGACACCATCCGCGTTTCCCTTTCAGCTGACCCCGTCGAGGAGATCAAGGTAGGGGAGAAGATTCTGGAATCCCTAAATCTGCGTCCTCGTG
Encoded here:
- the ispG gene encoding flavodoxin-dependent (E)-4-hydroxy-3-methylbut-2-enyl-diphosphate synthase, which produces MSTPIGLGLPEAPLPVLAPRRKTRQLKVGSVGVGSDHPISVQSMTTTKTHDINGTLQQIAQLTATGCDIVRVACPKTVDADALPIIAKKSPIPVIADIHFQPKYIFAAIEAGCAAVRVNPGNIKEFDGRVKEVAKAAGDAGIPIRIGVNAGSLDKRIMEKYGKATPEALVESAVWEAGLFEEHGYGDIAISVKHNDPVIMVEAYRQLAAQTDYPLHLGVTEAGPAFQGTIKSAVAFGSLLADGIGDTIRVSLSADPVEEIKVGEKILESLNLRPRGLEIVSCPSCGRAQVDVYTLAEEVTAAFEGFDVPLRVAVMGCVVNGPGEARDADLGVASGNGKGQIFVKGEVIKTVPESKIVETLLEEAAQLIEDMDPAEIEAAQTLGSAATVKVTQ